One genomic segment of Sminthopsis crassicaudata isolate SCR6 chromosome 2, ASM4859323v1, whole genome shotgun sequence includes these proteins:
- the SMIM3 gene encoding small integral membrane protein 3, protein MNAVSQASPEAVLPKHILDIWVIVLIILATIVIMTSLVLCPATAVIIYRIRTHPILNQAF, encoded by the coding sequence ATGAATGCCGTCAGCCAAGCCTCCCCAGAGGCAGTGCTGCCTAAGCACATTCTGGACATCTGGGTCATCGTCCTCATTATTCTGGCCACCATCGTGATCATGACTTCCTTGGTGCTCTGCCCGGCCACGGCTGTCATCATTTACCGAATTCGGACTCATCCCATACTCAATCAGGCATTTTGA